The following proteins come from a genomic window of Salminus brasiliensis chromosome 15, fSalBra1.hap2, whole genome shotgun sequence:
- the wbp1lb gene encoding WW domain binding protein 1-like b, producing the protein MGLFLYVAGPVSPTEASVDEVQQCEGVNNQSYVCESGHCCGESQCCSYYYELWWFWLVWAIIFILSCCCVCHHRRTKHRLQQQQRQHEINLIAYREAHNYTSPPFYFRFLPNYLLPEYEEVMNRPATPPPPYSALNGGPTACTPTDQQEANCPSRQATPAPPTSETCCSRTNIEEFHSSGVGPYHHKDDGKAQTLEDTPCVENQDVGRKVQLREAEEKERTAGRHRHFTGDSGIEVCVCGRGLENRELKELEGLLSEEGQDDPLDFCEGCGLRSYEDEEQRAEHGASLLSQLHPVCLNLHTINEQDGPHQGDAQGESQS; encoded by the exons GTGCAGCAGTGTGAGGGCGTCAATAACCAAAGCTACGTGTGTGAGTCGGGCCACTGCTGCGGAGAGTCCCAGTGCTGCAGTTACTACTATGAACTGTGGT GGTTCTGGCTGGTATGGGCCATCATCTTTATCttgagctgctgctgtgtgtgtcacCACCGCCGCACCaagcacagactgcagcagcagcagcggcagcacgAGATCAACCTCATCGCCTACAGAGAGGCTCACAACTACACCTCACCTCCATTCTACTTCC GATTTCTACCAAACTACCTTCTCCCAGAGTATGAAGAGGTGATGAATCGTCCtgccaccccacctcctccttACAGTGCCTTAAACGGTGGTCCCACAGCCTGTACCCCCACAGACCAGCAGGAGGCAAACTGCCCATCCAGACAAGCCACTCCAGCACCCCCCACATCAGAAACATGTTGCTCTAGAACCAACATTGAGGAGTTCCACAGCTCCGGAGTGGGACCATACCACCATAAAGATGACGGCAAGGCCCAGACCCTGGAGGACACGCCCTGCGTGGAAAATCAGGACGTGGGCAGGAAAGTTCAACTGAGGGAGGCTGAGGAAAAGGAGCGGACTGCTGGGAGACACCGTCACTTCACTGGGGACTCGGGGAtcgaggtgtgtgtttgtgggagaGGCCTGGAGAACCGTGAGCTCAAGGAATTGGAAGGTCTGTTGAGTGAGGAAGGCCAAGACGACCCGCTGGATTTTTGCGAGGGGTGTGGCCTCCGTTCCTACGAGGACGAGGAGCAAAGGGCGGAGCATGGAGCCTCACTTCTCTCCCAGCTACACCCGGTATGTCTAAATTTGCATACCATTAATGAACAGGATGGACCTCATCAAGGTGATGCCCAAGGTGAGTCCCAAAGCTGA